The sequence below is a genomic window from Deltaproteobacteria bacterium.
ATAATCATACTGATTTATCCGGTGGATTTCACCCTTCGCGTTGGCCAGTCGGCGGCGGATCACCTGCTTGTCGTCGGTGCCGCGCAATGACAGCCGCTTCTCCAGCTCGCCCATGGACGGCGGCAAGAGAAATATCGAAACCGCGCACGGGTAGACGACTTTGATGCTTTCCGCGCCCTGCACGTCGATATCGAGCAATATGTCACGCCCGGCCTGGATATTCTTATCCAACGGTTTTCGCGGCGTGCCGTAGAGAAAGTCATGCACCTTGGCCCACTCGGCGAATTCGCCGCGCGCGCGCATGGCGTCAAATTGTCGTTCGCTAATAAAGCGGTAGTCGCGCCCATTATGTTCGCCGGCGCGTTTGGCGCGTGTGGTGCAGGAAACCGACAGTCGAATTTCCGGATAAATTTCGCGCAGCTGGTTGTACAGCGTGGTCTTACCGGCGCCCGAGGGCGCAGACAGTATGAAAATGATGCCTTGGCGTTTGGCCGCCGCCGGGGTTTTGGCTCTCATTCGATGTTTTGCGTCTGCTCGCGAATTTTTTCGACCCGTTCTTTGCCTTCGAGCACGAGCTGCACCACCGGCAGCTGCGGCACTTTGGAGCTGATGGTGTTCAATTCCCGATTGACTTCCTGGAGCATAAAATCGATTTTCTTTCCCACCGGTTCGGTCTCGCGCAGCACTTGGCCCAGATTGGTGACGTGACTTCGCAGGCGGACCAGCTCTTCATTGATATCGCCTTTTAATACCACACTGGCCACTTCCAGGTTCTCGCCTCTGCCGCCGTTGTCACCCGCGCGGCCGGCCGGGCCCTTTTGCTGGCGCACCCCGAGCTCGGCGGCGCGTTCTTCCAATGCGCTAGTGATGCGCGTCATTTGGTTCACCTGGCTTTGCATATCGGCCTTGAGCTGGCGCCCTTCGCGCTCGCGCGACTGCTCAAGTTTCTTGAGCGCCGCAATCAAAGCGTTGAAGAGCGCCTTGCGCTCGCGGCCAATGTCGACTTCTACTTCGCGCACATGGAAGAGATCGGGCACGCTCGGCAGCAGCGCAACGCTCACCTCTCCCGCAAGTTTATGTTTTTTCTTCGCCTGTTTGATCGATGCCAGGTACTGGCCGAGAAGCGCCTCGTCCATCTCCAGCTTGTGCGCCTGCGCCTTGCCGGGCAAACGATTGACGAACAGGTCGATGCGCCCGCGGGAAATTTTCTCACGGATGGTTTTGCGGATTTCTTCCTCCAGCGCCATGTATTCGCGCGGCACACGCAGCTGCAGATCGAGGTGGCGGTGATTCAAGCTGCGCACCTGCACGGAAACTTTGGTTGCGCCGCTCTGCTGCGACGCTTCGCCATAGCCAGTCATGCTCTTCATACGCGGTCCTTAAGAATTTTTCCCAATCGCTGCGCCGACACCGCCACAGTCCCCACCTCGTCACCGACCAAACCGGCGGCCATATTCGACAACACCGCGGCATCTTCAAAGCCGGCGCCGCAAGCAAGAGCCAGCGCGCAGGCCGCCACCACGGTGTCACCCGCGCCGGTAACGTCGAACATGTCCTTTGGCTCGGTGCGAAAGTGCTGCACCGCGCCCCGGGCGCGAAAAAGACTCGACCCGTCAGGGCCGCGCGTCACCAGCACCGTCTGGGCGCGCCATAGCCGCACCAGCCGGGCGCCCGCGGCCAGCAGGGTTTTTTCATCGCGGATTTTGATCCCGGACGCGTCGCTCGCCTCGTCCTTGTTCGGCGTGAGCAGCGTCGCGCCGCGGTAACGCGCGTAGTTCTCTTTTTTGGGGTCGACGATAAGCGGCAGTTTTTTTCTCTGGCTCAAACCGGCTACCAACTGCAGCAGTTGGTCGTTGACAATCCCTTTGCCGTAGTCCGATATCACGATGCCATCGAAACGTTCCGCGCTTTTCGCCACATACCTACACACACGGCTAAGGCTGCCCGCGTGCCCGCTATGGACCGACTCTCGGTCAAGCCGGACGATCTGCTGATGGCGCGGCCGGGCGATCACGCGAGTCTTCTGGATCGTCTGGTGCTGGCGGTCAACCACGACGCCGGCCGTCGAAGCGCCGATACGCCGTAATTCTTGCAGCATCCGCTTGCCCGCGCCATCGACCCCCACAACGCCGCAGGCGGTCACCTGGCCGCCGAGGGAACGAATGTTATGGATCACGTTGGCCGCGCCGCCGAGACGGATGCTCTCATCGGTCACGCGCAGCACCGGCACCGGCGCTTCCGGTGAAATGCGCTCCACGTCGCCCCAAATAAAGCGATCGATCATCAGATCGCCGACCACTAACAAATGTACAGCGGGAAACTTTTTCAGCAGATCTAACAGCGGCGGCATCGAAGAATTCTCAAAATATTTCAAGATTGGGCCAATAGCTCGTAGTAAAAGGCTTCATTGGTGCGCGCCATCTGGTCGAGGGAAAACCGCTGTTCCACCCGCGCCGCGCCGCGCCGCCCCATCCCAGCGGCCCTCTCGGGGGCTTGGAGCAACTGCAAAATCGCGTCGGCCAGCGCCGCCGCATCACCCGGCTCGACGAGTAGACCGGTCTCGCCATCGAGCACCGACTCGGCGAGGCCGCCGACTTTGCTCGCGACTACCGGTTTACCGGCTGCCATCGCTTCGAGCGCCGCCACGCCCAGGCCCTCGAAAAGTGACGGCATGACGAAGATATCGAGCTCGGCTAGAAATGCCGCCGGGTCCGAGACAAAACCGCAAAACTGCACCCGATCGGCGACCCCCAAACGGCGCGCCAACTCTTGCAACTCTGCCGAGAGTGGCCCCGCACCCGCAATGCGATACTCGATGGGCAAACCCTGCTCGCGCAGTTGCGCTGCCGCCTCAATCAAGTAGCGCAGCCCTTTGCGTTCCTCCAGCACCGCCACGGTGCCGACGATTGCGCCCACCGGTGTTGACCCAAGGCGCGGCCGGCGAAACCGCGCCGGCTCGATGCCGCTATAAACGACACGAATCTTGCGCTCCTCGACACCTGCGTCGCGGAGCAGATCGGCGATCTTTTGTGAGATAGCAACCACACCGTCCGCGCCCCGATTGTAAAGCCAGCGCGCCCGCGCGCTGCTTTTCTCGGGATAGTCCATGCGCCGCGTGACGACAAACTTGGCGCGCCGGCTACCGGCGGCAAACCAGGCGGCGAGGGCGTGCGCCCGTTTGGTGTGGAGATGAACGATATCGAAGTTCTCTCGCTGGATCAGCCGACGTATCGCCCAGGCAGGCCGGACTGCAAGATCATTGCGCGCAATCATGGGAATAAGGGATACGTTCGAGTCTTGGGCTCGCGGCCAGAGCTGCCCTTGCGGATGGGCCAGCAGATATTGCCGATGTCCCTGCTTGGCGAGATACGTTAGCAATCCGAGGACCTGCGCCTCACCGCCACCCCAATTTCTCTCCGGATCGATGTGTAGAATCTTCAACAAGCGGCGCTCACCGCTTGCGCTCAACTTCGTCGTTCTCCTCTAGCTCAATTTCCCAAAGCTTAGCATACTTGAGAAAAACGTAAACGGCAGCCGCGACGGCCACGTAGAAGCCGGCAAAGCCCTCCATGAACCCGCGCTTGATGATGTAGCTGCGAAAAAACCGCACCGCTGGCCGCAGTAGTGCATCGCTTAAGCGAAAGGGCTGCCGCTCACGACGGAGCTCCCCCGACGAGATCGTCGTAAAGCGATTGATGCGCTGCATATGATCGTCGATATTGCGGTAAGAGAAATGATGTAGCGGATGTCTTAAGCGCCGTACCGGCCCGTCGACGATGATTTTTTCATGTGGATCTGAGCCGCCCCAGGTAGCTTGATCGCGGTGAAACAGACGAATATCATAGTCGGGGTACCAGCCGCCGCGGCGCCACCAACGCTTTAAGTAGTACACCAAGCGCGGCAGCTCGTATCCGGCATATCGTCCGCTGTCAGCGGTGAGCGCTCGCTGAATTTCCTCGCGCAACTCATCGGTCACTCGTTCGTCCGAGTCCACTAGGATCACCCAGTCCTTCGTTGCTTGAGAATGGGCAAAGGCTTTCTGGTCGCGGTAACCCGCCCAGGGGCGCTGAATCACGCGGTCCGTGTATTGCCGAGAAATCTCGACTGTTCGATCCGTGCTAAAAGAATCGACAACCACGATCTCGTCGCACCAACCGAGGCTCGCCAAACAATCGCCTATGTTATTCTGTTCATTGAAGCAGACAACGATAGCAGAGATCGTCGGCCGCGCGCGCGCGATAGTTGGGTTATCCGCCATAAACGGTCGGTGCTAGCAAGGCAGCCGCGCTGGCTTCAACTTTTCGACTCGAAATGCTATACCCACAGCCAACGTGAACAAGCAGTTGAAAGAATTGCAGGACGTATATGACGCTCCGGGCATGTTAACCTACGGCGAAGTCGATTGCCTGTATCGCCTCGGCCAAATCAACCACTGCCAAGGGGTGATCGTCGAGATCGGCAGCTGGAAAGGCAAATCGACCATCGCCCTGGCGCGCGGCGCCGCCAAAGTTCACAATGAAAAAATCTACGCCATCGATCCCCACGCGGTACAGCCGGAAGAAGGATACTTCGAAGACACCCGTGCCGATTTTCTCGCCAACATCAAAAAGGCCGGCGTCGAAGATCGCGTCGTGCCGATGATCATGACGTCGGAAGAAGCGGCGCGCGGTTGGAACCAGCCGATTCGCCTGCTGTGGATCGACGGCGATCACCGCTACGAACCAACCAAACTCGACTTTACGCTCTGGGTGCCGCACCTGGTCGAGGGCGGCATTCTCGCAATGCACGATACGATCAGAAAGAAGGGGCCCAAGCGCGTGCTTTGGGAAAACGTTTTTCGATCGGGCCGTTTTCAAGAGATCGCGATCGTCGATAACATCACAGCCGTGCGCAAGGTGCGGCGCGCCTCACTCATCGGCCGATTGCGCAACTATCTCACGCTGGCTTTCCGCGCCATCTATATCGCCGCGCGCAAAAGCAGCCTGCCCTACTCCAAACCGGCCGGCCGATGGCTGCTGCGAAAGCTCACCACTCAAGCCTGGATGCCGCTCTTGGTTTTGGCTTTCTCGTCGAGCATCGCACGGTAATGATAGTAGCGCCCCTTGGCGCGATATTTTTTGCGGACGTTGCCGAAAATAGAATACCAGCCAAACCTGCAAATCGAGCGCAGGATATTCGGTACAATTGAAAAATAGGAGCTGTTCTTGTAGGCGAGCCGACTCCGGCCTTGCGCTTCATGGCGCCGGCGAAATTCTTCTTCGCACAGCCGCGCGGGATCGAGCTCATTGTAAACCGCGGCCTTAGGCTCCCAGCCGATCCGCTTGCCCGCTTGCAGCACACGTTTGGCGAATTCGACGTCTTCAGAGATGCCGTGCCCGCCCGGCCCTAAACGTTCGTCGAAGAGCCCGGTGGCGTCGAATACTTCGCGCCGCACTGCCATGTTACCGCCGGTCAAAGTCTTGAGGTCAGCGCCGGCGGGCGCCCCATAGTTGACAAAATCCATGGTCCGATAGCGATACAGCGCGGCGAGCAGATCCGTTTTCTGCTGATCTTCCGGGCGCATTAAAATGGCGCCTTGCATGACGTCGTGCGGCTTATGCTTGAAAAAGCTGTCGATCGCCGCCAGCCACTCCGGCAGCACTTCCACATCGTCGTCCATAAGAGCGATTAGGTTACCCGCCGTTAGCGGGATGGTTTTGTTCTGTGCGCGGCACTTGCCAGCGATGGGCTCCGGTACTTGCCAGCAGCGCACGCCGTCGCGCCCATCGTACTCCTCGGTCAACGCCTTCACGGATGCGGCCACGACCTCGTTGGTCGCGTTATTGGCAATGACGATGTCGTGGCGGATTTGCGCGCGTCCGTGCACCCTGCATAGCGAGTCCAAGAGCCGGCGAATCTTTTCGACTCGGCCCGAGCTGGCGATGATGATGCTGATCGAATTCTCCATGGTGGTCATAGCCCCGGAAAATCGAAGGCGTAGGTGTCCGGATCGCTGGGATCGAAATCCTCGCTCGCGACCACGATCAAATAAAAAGGGATATCGCCGTCGCAGGTGATCGCGTGGGCAATCTGCGGCGCGATGGTCACGGTGATCATGTTGTTTTCTCCCATGGCGATGATTTTTTCTTCGCCGGTGCGAATATCGCGCAAGTAAAGCTTGGCATTGCCGCTGACGACGCTAAACCACTCGGTTTTGCGCGTGTGATAGTGTTTGCCCTTGGTTTTGCCAGGATTGCCGACCGTACAGAATAATTGCGCCAGGCGCGTGCCGTCGGCCAGACTTCCCGAGCGTAAGATCTCGGTCAGCCACCCACGCTCGTCCTTTTTCACTTCCAAATTTTCGATGCGTAGGCCTTCCATATGCTATGCCATCACCCTCTCTCGTGGGAACTCCTGCCAGTCCCTCTTCACACGGACCAACCCTTCTCGCACCGTCGGCAACCGAATCCCCAATCGATCCGCGACTTTTCGTCCAATCAACGAAGTATCCTGCGGCCGGCGCGCCAAGCCATCGATCTGGCGAAACGGCCCGGCTTGAATCCCCTTGCCGTCAAGCCCGAAGATTTCTGCGACGAGCCGCGTAAACTCGTACCGGCTCGCTTTGTCCGCCGAGCCGACATGGATCACGCCCGTCGCTTGTCCTTCCATAAGTAGCAGGATGATCTCACTCAAATCGCCAGTGTAGAGCGGCGTGGAATATTGATCGACGAATCGCGTCATCGCCTTGCCGCTGCGCAGCGCCGCCACCATGCCCTCCATCATCCCGACGACCGGCGGCAGCTTGAGACCGAAGATTGTCGTGCGCACAATCAAAACGCGGGAACAATTTTCCGCCGCCCATTGTTCACCGAGCAATTTGCTCGCGCCATACTGGTTGACAGGGTCTGGCGTGGACTGTTCATCGAAACCGCCGCCACCGCCGTTAAAAACATAATCCGTCGAGACATAAATGTAATGCGCGCCCATTTCCTCGGCGATCTTTGCGGTCAGCGCGGTGCCGCCGCTGTTGATCGTTCTCGCCTTTTCCGGCTGGCGCTCGCACTCGTCTACATCGGTCAAGGCTGCGGTGTGAATCACCACGTCCGGCTGGATTGCCTGAAAGAGCCGGCGGACCGCCAACTCATCGGTGACATCGAGCGCAACCAAAGAACCGCCCGGCAAGATCACCGGATGGGTATGATAAGTGCCCCAAACTTCATGCCTTGCCGCTGCCTGCTGCATCAGACAATGGCCGAGCATGCCGCTGCCGCCGGTAATCAAAATCTTCACGCAGCGATCCAGCCGGTGCGCGCCAAGATCGTGCGAATCTCGTCTTTACTTAAACGGCGCGCCATGTCGGAGCTGTACTCGGCAAACTTGACGGCATCTGCCCGGTGATAAGATGATGTGGTTGCTTCGAGATCGATCTGCGGCAAGATGACGTAGCTGGTTTCGTCTTCGATGGTGCGCACCGCTTCGACCTCCGAAACCAGCACTTCGTGGATCTTTTCACCGGGACGGATGCCTACCACTTCGACGGGAATCTTTTTCTTAGCAGTCAACGCCTCAATCATCACCTCGGCCACGTCGGTCACCAACGCCGCGGGTATTTTGAGCACAAAGGTCTCGCCGCCCTTGCCGTGGGTTGCGGCGTAGAACACGAGCTCGATCGCTTCGGCCAGCGTCAGCACAAAGCGCGTCATCCTGGAGTCGGTGATGGTGACCGGCCCGCCGGCTTCGATCTGCCGTTTGAAAAGCGGGATCACCGAGCCGCGCGAACCGACAACGTTGCCGTAGCGGACGCAGGTGAAGATTGTCCGCTTGCCGCTGTTGTGGAAATTGGCCGCGGTAAAGAGCTTTTCCTGAATCGACTTGGTCATGCCCATGGCGTTGACCGGCTTGACCGCCTTATCGGTGCTGACGGCGACGACTTTTTCGAGGTTTTCTTCCAACGCGGCTTGAATGACATTTTGTGCGCCGATCACGTTGGTCTGCACCGCTTCCCAGACGTGATACTCACAGGACGGAACTTGCTTCAAAGCCGCGGCGTGAAAAACGATGTCGATGCCGCGCACCGCTTCGCGCACGCTGTTGTAGTTGCGCACATCGCCGATCACGAAATTGAGCGCATCCTTGCGCGGATACTGATGGCCCATGCCGTATTCTTCGCTCATCCGCACTTGCTTATCTTCGTCGCGGCTAAAGATGCGAATTTCGCTGGGACCTTCTTCGAGCAACCGGTCGGCGATCTGATGACCGAACGAACCGGTGCCGCCGGTCACCAGGACGCGCTTTGCGGAAAAAAGTTTTGGTTTATTCTGTGCCACTTTTGCCTTTTTAAGCCCAACGCATCTGGTAAAGCCGATATTTCAAAGCCAGCGGCCGTAGCGCAACCGCGCTGCGCAGCGCTTGTCGAGCCTGCTCTTTTTGCCCCGCCTGCCATCGGCCTTTAGCCAGCCGGTAATAGCGATAGGCCAGCCGCGCCGCCACTCGGCGCGCGCCTAAAAGCTGCTCCGCTTTTGGATTATCGGCGAGCAGCTTCTCAATCACCCGAATATTTTCCAGCAGACGCAGCTCCTGATTGCCGCTAATATTGCCGCCGTGCTTGCGGTAATAGAAGACCACTTCATCGAGATATGCAACCGGATAGCGGTTCATGAGGCGAAAAGCGAGATCTAAATCCATGGAAATTCGCAAGCTTTCGTCATGTCCGCCGACGGCTTGATAGCAAGACTTCGAGATCAACGCGGCTTGCAAGCGTACGATACTTTTGTCGAAGATGTCCTCGAGTTGCACGCCGCGCGCCGCCAGCCGGCGCGATTTTTCCGTTGGGATGATGGTTTCGCGATTGTGCTCTGCGCCGCCCAAATAGCTGCCGTTGGCGAACACCATGCCGCAATCGGGATGCTGCTGCGCGTAGCCGTAGAGTATTTCCAGATGGTTGGGGGCGCAGAGATCGTCTGAATCTTGAATCGCAATCCACGGCGCCCGCGCGTTCTTGACGCCCAAGTTGCGAGCCGCCGAGGGTCCGCGATTGGCTTGATGAAAATAGCAAATCCGGCCTTGGAACTCTTCCAGCACCTGCGTTGTGTTGTCCGTGGAACCATCGTCGACCACGATGGTTTCGAGATCTTGGAAACGTTGATTTAAAACGCTGCGGATCGTTTTCGGCAAAAAGTTTGCGCGGTTGTAAGTTGCGATCACCACCGAGACTTTAGGCGCTCCGCTCATGCTCGCCGGCAGCTAGACTTCGCTGTG
It includes:
- a CDS encoding guanylate kinase, whose product is MRAKTPAAAKRQGIIFILSAPSGAGKTTLYNQLREIYPEIRLSVSCTTRAKRAGEHNGRDYRFISERQFDAMRARGEFAEWAKVHDFLYGTPRKPLDKNIQAGRDILLDIDVQGAESIKVVYPCAVSIFLLPPSMGELEKRLSLRGTDDKQVIRRRLANAKGEIHRINQYDYYVVNHEVKAAVEVLKGIVEAERARTARVTEWRIEPLHGKKQPDQP
- a CDS encoding YicC family protein — its product is MKSMTGYGEASQQSGATKVSVQVRSLNHRHLDLQLRVPREYMALEEEIRKTIREKISRGRIDLFVNRLPGKAQAHKLEMDEALLGQYLASIKQAKKKHKLAGEVSVALLPSVPDLFHVREVEVDIGRERKALFNALIAALKKLEQSREREGRQLKADMQSQVNQMTRITSALEERAAELGVRQQKGPAGRAGDNGGRGENLEVASVVLKGDINEELVRLRSHVTNLGQVLRETEPVGKKIDFMLQEVNRELNTISSKVPQLPVVQLVLEGKERVEKIREQTQNIE
- a CDS encoding D-glycero-beta-D-manno-heptose-7-phosphate kinase, which codes for MPPLLDLLKKFPAVHLLVVGDLMIDRFIWGDVERISPEAPVPVLRVTDESIRLGGAANVIHNIRSLGGQVTACGVVGVDGAGKRMLQELRRIGASTAGVVVDRQHQTIQKTRVIARPRHQQIVRLDRESVHSGHAGSLSRVCRYVAKSAERFDGIVISDYGKGIVNDQLLQLVAGLSQRKKLPLIVDPKKENYARYRGATLLTPNKDEASDASGIKIRDEKTLLAAGARLVRLWRAQTVLVTRGPDGSSLFRARGAVQHFRTEPKDMFDVTGAGDTVVAACALALACGAGFEDAAVLSNMAAGLVGDEVGTVAVSAQRLGKILKDRV
- a CDS encoding glycosyltransferase codes for the protein MSASGERRLLKILHIDPERNWGGGEAQVLGLLTYLAKQGHRQYLLAHPQGQLWPRAQDSNVSLIPMIARNDLAVRPAWAIRRLIQRENFDIVHLHTKRAHALAAWFAAGSRRAKFVVTRRMDYPEKSSARARWLYNRGADGVVAISQKIADLLRDAGVEERKIRVVYSGIEPARFRRPRLGSTPVGAIVGTVAVLEERKGLRYLIEAAAQLREQGLPIEYRIAGAGPLSAELQELARRLGVADRVQFCGFVSDPAAFLAELDIFVMPSLFEGLGVAALEAMAAGKPVVASKVGGLAESVLDGETGLLVEPGDAAALADAILQLLQAPERAAGMGRRGAARVEQRFSLDQMARTNEAFYYELLAQS
- a CDS encoding glycosyltransferase family 2 protein, which encodes MADNPTIARARPTISAIVVCFNEQNNIGDCLASLGWCDEIVVVDSFSTDRTVEISRQYTDRVIQRPWAGYRDQKAFAHSQATKDWVILVDSDERVTDELREEIQRALTADSGRYAGYELPRLVYYLKRWWRRGGWYPDYDIRLFHRDQATWGGSDPHEKIIVDGPVRRLRHPLHHFSYRNIDDHMQRINRFTTISSGELRRERQPFRLSDALLRPAVRFFRSYIIKRGFMEGFAGFYVAVAAAVYVFLKYAKLWEIELEENDEVERKR
- a CDS encoding class I SAM-dependent methyltransferase — encoded protein: MNKQLKELQDVYDAPGMLTYGEVDCLYRLGQINHCQGVIVEIGSWKGKSTIALARGAAKVHNEKIYAIDPHAVQPEEGYFEDTRADFLANIKKAGVEDRVVPMIMTSEEAARGWNQPIRLLWIDGDHRYEPTKLDFTLWVPHLVEGGILAMHDTIRKKGPKRVLWENVFRSGRFQEIAIVDNITAVRKVRRASLIGRLRNYLTLAFRAIYIAARKSSLPYSKPAGRWLLRKLTTQAWMPLLVLAFSSSIAR
- a CDS encoding glycosyltransferase family 2 protein translates to MTTMENSISIIIASSGRVEKIRRLLDSLCRVHGRAQIRHDIVIANNATNEVVAASVKALTEEYDGRDGVRCWQVPEPIAGKCRAQNKTIPLTAGNLIALMDDDVEVLPEWLAAIDSFFKHKPHDVMQGAILMRPEDQQKTDLLAALYRYRTMDFVNYGAPAGADLKTLTGGNMAVRREVFDATGLFDERLGPGGHGISEDVEFAKRVLQAGKRIGWEPKAAVYNELDPARLCEEEFRRRHEAQGRSRLAYKNSSYFSIVPNILRSICRFGWYSIFGNVRKKYRAKGRYYHYRAMLDEKAKTKSGIQA
- a CDS encoding SDR family oxidoreductase, which gives rise to MKILITGGSGMLGHCLMQQAAARHEVWGTYHTHPVILPGGSLVALDVTDELAVRRLFQAIQPDVVIHTAALTDVDECERQPEKARTINSGGTALTAKIAEEMGAHYIYVSTDYVFNGGGGGFDEQSTPDPVNQYGASKLLGEQWAAENCSRVLIVRTTIFGLKLPPVVGMMEGMVAALRSGKAMTRFVDQYSTPLYTGDLSEIILLLMEGQATGVIHVGSADKASRYEFTRLVAEIFGLDGKGIQAGPFRQIDGLARRPQDTSLIGRKVADRLGIRLPTVREGLVRVKRDWQEFPRERVMA
- a CDS encoding polysaccharide biosynthesis protein, with amino-acid sequence MVTGGTGSFGHQIADRLLEEGPSEIRIFSRDEDKQVRMSEEYGMGHQYPRKDALNFVIGDVRNYNSVREAVRGIDIVFHAAALKQVPSCEYHVWEAVQTNVIGAQNVIQAALEENLEKVVAVSTDKAVKPVNAMGMTKSIQEKLFTAANFHNSGKRTIFTCVRYGNVVGSRGSVIPLFKRQIEAGGPVTITDSRMTRFVLTLAEAIELVFYAATHGKGGETFVLKIPAALVTDVAEVMIEALTAKKKIPVEVVGIRPGEKIHEVLVSEVEAVRTIEDETSYVILPQIDLEATTSSYHRADAVKFAEYSSDMARRLSKDEIRTILARTGWIAA
- a CDS encoding glycosyltransferase; translation: MSGAPKVSVVIATYNRANFLPKTIRSVLNQRFQDLETIVVDDGSTDNTTQVLEEFQGRICYFHQANRGPSAARNLGVKNARAPWIAIQDSDDLCAPNHLEILYGYAQQHPDCGMVFANGSYLGGAEHNRETIIPTEKSRRLAARGVQLEDIFDKSIVRLQAALISKSCYQAVGGHDESLRISMDLDLAFRLMNRYPVAYLDEVVFYYRKHGGNISGNQELRLLENIRVIEKLLADNPKAEQLLGARRVAARLAYRYYRLAKGRWQAGQKEQARQALRSAVALRPLALKYRLYQMRWA